One genomic segment of Methylosinus sp. C49 includes these proteins:
- a CDS encoding YbjN domain-containing protein — MSENLVTSLTLDDLRDLLQQAGYRVEAVTDPVANVAYLRSATSGLAFDIRPGNRLAGDEGWRFADMAFVSILQVNGELPRDLVNGWNVARRFSRLQMSGRFLALCMDISIVGGVTRSHLRTHVEIWDQLAQELIVYLREGLRGSHANGADRGVESEVVAPRSVDAPNVDPATWPSAPTSH, encoded by the coding sequence ATGTCCGAGAACCTCGTCACATCCTTGACGCTCGACGATCTGCGAGATCTTCTCCAGCAGGCGGGCTACCGCGTAGAAGCGGTGACCGATCCGGTCGCGAATGTCGCGTATTTGCGCTCGGCGACCAGCGGTCTGGCCTTCGATATTCGACCGGGCAATCGCTTGGCCGGCGACGAAGGCTGGCGTTTCGCCGATATGGCGTTCGTGTCCATTCTTCAAGTGAATGGGGAGCTTCCACGAGACCTCGTCAACGGCTGGAATGTCGCGCGCCGATTTTCGCGACTGCAGATGAGCGGGCGGTTTCTCGCGCTCTGCATGGATATTTCGATCGTGGGCGGCGTGACGCGAAGCCATTTGCGGACCCATGTCGAAATCTGGGATCAGCTGGCGCAGGAACTCATCGTCTATTTGCGTGAGGGGTTGCGCGGATCGCATGCGAATGGAGCCGACCGAGGCGTCGAGAGCGAGGTCGTGGCTCCGCGGAGCGTCGACGCGCCGAACGTCGATCCTGCGACTTGGCCAAGCGCGCCAACGTCACACTGA
- a CDS encoding peptidylprolyl isomerase: protein MARAVGLAAMIGSPVSALAETPPGGAFAPKLRPAPQVASKPKGSPEAVNNDGRSREEVVAHVGDSDITSAQLRAYVATLGARERAAIAKEPALLNQMVRLMLNERVVLQEAIAKKWDQQPHVAAQLEQVRERALIELYLQSVSIPPANYPSEEELQKTYDANRSLFIVPRQFQLGHIFISAPKDADRAIEDKAKKTLEEIERKLKAAGADFMAVARAGNDASDGGDLGWLSEGQIRPEIRTRVAGLVKGAVSEAIRLDDGWHIVKLIDTKASYTRSLAEAHEQLVQQMRTERANALRRAYVAELLKKRPAVVNEIALSNLLDSVRK from the coding sequence GTGGCGCGCGCTGTCGGTCTCGCGGCGATGATCGGCTCGCCGGTGAGCGCGCTGGCGGAAACGCCCCCCGGCGGCGCCTTTGCTCCCAAGCTCAGGCCTGCGCCGCAGGTGGCGAGCAAGCCGAAAGGGTCTCCGGAAGCCGTGAACAACGACGGCAGATCGCGTGAGGAAGTCGTCGCGCATGTCGGCGACAGCGACATCACCTCCGCGCAATTGCGCGCCTATGTCGCGACTCTCGGCGCGCGCGAGCGGGCGGCGATCGCCAAAGAGCCGGCGCTGCTCAATCAGATGGTGCGTCTCATGCTCAATGAGCGTGTCGTGTTGCAGGAGGCGATCGCTAAGAAGTGGGACCAGCAGCCGCATGTCGCGGCCCAGCTCGAGCAAGTGCGGGAGCGCGCGCTCATCGAGCTCTATCTCCAATCGGTCTCGATACCTCCGGCGAATTATCCGAGCGAGGAGGAATTGCAGAAGACCTATGACGCCAATCGCAGCCTCTTCATCGTTCCACGGCAGTTTCAGCTCGGCCATATTTTCATTTCGGCGCCGAAGGATGCAGACCGCGCGATCGAAGATAAGGCGAAGAAGACGCTCGAAGAGATCGAGCGCAAGTTGAAAGCGGCGGGCGCCGATTTCATGGCGGTGGCGCGCGCCGGAAATGACGCCAGCGACGGCGGCGATCTCGGCTGGTTGTCGGAAGGTCAGATTCGACCTGAGATCCGCACACGCGTGGCGGGGCTCGTCAAAGGGGCGGTTTCGGAGGCGATCCGCCTCGACGACGGGTGGCACATCGTCAAGCTGATCGACACCAAGGCCTCCTACACGCGTTCGCTTGCAGAAGCGCACGAGCAGCTCGTGCAACAAATGCGGACCGAGCGGGCGAATGCGCTGCGCCGCGCCTATGTCGCCGAGCTGCTGAAAAAGCGTCCGGCTGTCGTCAATGAGATCGCTCTGTCGAATCTGCTCGACAGCGTTCGCAAGTAA
- a CDS encoding putative porin, whose protein sequence is MFERKLGARRSSLVFVASLCACAGSAPAVAQDAADEGKTAEPKPARVSRAKPLSPNATINLVNLLVKQGVLTEEQAKSLVEQAANEAYVQRQAAKDASVKAGDAAKVAAAAAAAAAASPPGVKHVSYVPEVVKRQLREDIKKEVMAQAEKENWASPGKYPEWASRIRFYGDMRLRYRGIYYPSGNDQYDAVNFNAINTGSPYDVSKTNPYYYPTYDVTQNRDQFRFRGRLGMIADLHEGFSAGLRFAGGENNSPVSQNQTFGANGGNFSKYSLWIDRAFFKYQPLEEFSLIAGRMDNPFWSPTDLVWYRDIGFDGFAAQGKYEIAEGITTFVAGGAFPVFNTDLNAGINLPSYDGGPPTKVPSHDKWLFAGQLGVSAKLDDDYAFKIAAAYYDFSKVQGELSSPCRVYSASDGCDTDLTRPSFAQRGNTYMPLRSIIKDTSNSGGTTGQYQYFGLAQQFRPFVASGEVDFGHFDPVHIVLDGEFLVNTAFNGRVRPDILANNVTGAFEISANEWFPGNYVGGKYGYLASVTVGHREIRRLLDWNVFAGYKYLGSDAMVDAFVDADFGLGGTNLKGYFVGGNLGVGKNVWLSLRWMSANNISGVPYAVDVLHVDLNGKF, encoded by the coding sequence ATGTTCGAGAGAAAGTTGGGAGCGCGTCGCAGTTCGTTGGTCTTCGTCGCGTCTCTTTGCGCATGCGCCGGTTCGGCTCCGGCTGTCGCGCAGGATGCGGCGGATGAGGGAAAGACCGCGGAGCCGAAGCCAGCCAGAGTGTCGCGAGCCAAGCCGCTATCGCCCAATGCGACGATCAATCTGGTCAATCTTCTCGTCAAGCAGGGTGTGCTGACGGAGGAGCAAGCGAAGTCGCTGGTCGAGCAGGCGGCCAATGAGGCCTATGTGCAGCGCCAGGCTGCGAAGGATGCGAGCGTGAAGGCGGGCGATGCGGCGAAAGTCGCGGCCGCCGCTGCCGCTGCCGCCGCCGCGTCGCCGCCCGGCGTCAAACATGTGAGCTATGTGCCGGAGGTGGTAAAGCGGCAATTGCGCGAGGACATCAAGAAAGAGGTCATGGCGCAGGCCGAGAAGGAGAATTGGGCCTCGCCCGGCAAATATCCCGAATGGGCGTCGCGCATCCGGTTCTACGGCGATATGCGCCTGCGATATCGCGGTATCTACTATCCGAGCGGAAACGATCAATACGATGCAGTCAATTTCAACGCGATCAATACCGGCTCGCCCTATGATGTGAGCAAGACCAACCCCTATTACTATCCGACCTATGACGTCACACAGAATCGCGATCAATTCCGCTTTCGTGGCCGCCTCGGAATGATCGCCGATCTTCACGAGGGCTTTTCGGCCGGCTTGCGCTTTGCGGGAGGCGAGAATAATTCGCCCGTGTCGCAGAACCAGACCTTCGGCGCGAACGGCGGCAATTTCTCGAAATACTCGTTATGGATCGATCGCGCTTTCTTCAAATATCAGCCGCTCGAGGAATTTTCTCTCATCGCGGGACGAATGGACAATCCATTTTGGTCGCCGACCGATCTCGTCTGGTATCGAGACATCGGCTTCGACGGCTTCGCGGCGCAGGGCAAATACGAGATCGCCGAAGGCATTACCACTTTCGTCGCCGGCGGAGCCTTTCCGGTCTTCAACACGGATCTGAACGCGGGAATCAATTTGCCGTCCTATGACGGCGGGCCTCCGACGAAGGTGCCGAGCCACGATAAGTGGCTCTTCGCGGGGCAGCTCGGCGTCTCCGCCAAGCTCGATGATGATTATGCGTTCAAGATCGCCGCCGCCTATTATGATTTCAGCAAGGTGCAGGGAGAGTTGTCGAGTCCCTGCCGCGTCTATAGCGCATCGGACGGGTGTGATACGGATCTGACCCGGCCGTCTTTCGCGCAACGTGGCAACACCTACATGCCGCTGCGCTCGATCATCAAAGACACTTCGAACAGTGGCGGGACGACCGGTCAATATCAATATTTCGGGCTCGCCCAGCAGTTTCGGCCGTTCGTCGCCTCCGGCGAGGTCGACTTCGGACATTTCGATCCCGTTCATATCGTTCTGGATGGCGAGTTTCTGGTGAATACGGCTTTCAACGGAAGGGTCAGGCCAGATATTCTCGCCAACAATGTGACGGGCGCATTCGAGATAAGCGCCAACGAGTGGTTCCCCGGCAATTACGTGGGCGGGAAATACGGCTATCTCGCGAGCGTCACTGTCGGACATAGGGAAATTCGTCGTCTCTTGGATTGGAATGTCTTCGCGGGCTACAAATATCTCGGGTCGGATGCGATGGTGGACGCTTTCGTCGACGCCGACTTTGGGCTCGGCGGCACGAATCTGAAGGGGTATTTCGTCGGCGGCAATCTCGGAGTCGGCAAGAATGTGTGGCTGTCGCTGCGCTGGATGAGCGCGAATAACATCTCCGGGGTCCCTTACGCCGTCGACGTTCTGCATGTCGACCTCAACGGGAAGTTCTGA
- a CDS encoding energy transducer TonB, giving the protein MNSSTGQSYRRPEREAFQHRNDASVRGWLRRHRAKIAIGGAVLSIIAVVVLSGHDDLPAPRRIHELSIVNILQPPPPPPPPPPPEQKMIEQTKVDQPEFQEPKPVDEPQKAPIKDAKNDQPPGPLSLDAKAQGPGDLFNLGGKPGGNAYGGSGGGSGWGWYASMVQSQLRSALEAHKRTRRATMRGNIRLWADQSGRVTRVELRGTTGDAELDAVLRNEVFGNLTLREPPPKGMPMPMIIRITEQRPS; this is encoded by the coding sequence ATGAATTCGTCGACTGGACAAAGCTATCGTCGGCCGGAGCGTGAAGCTTTCCAGCATCGTAATGACGCGTCTGTGAGAGGCTGGCTGCGCCGCCATAGGGCCAAGATCGCGATCGGCGGCGCGGTTCTGTCGATCATCGCTGTCGTCGTCCTTTCTGGACATGACGATCTTCCGGCGCCTCGCCGAATTCACGAGCTTTCGATCGTCAACATTCTTCAGCCACCCCCTCCGCCTCCCCCCCCTCCGCCGCCCGAGCAGAAGATGATCGAGCAGACGAAGGTCGACCAGCCGGAGTTTCAAGAGCCGAAGCCGGTCGACGAGCCGCAGAAGGCGCCGATCAAGGATGCGAAGAACGATCAGCCTCCTGGACCGCTCTCGCTCGACGCCAAGGCGCAGGGACCCGGCGATCTGTTCAATCTCGGCGGCAAGCCCGGGGGAAATGCTTATGGCGGCTCCGGCGGCGGTAGCGGATGGGGCTGGTATGCGTCCATGGTGCAATCCCAGCTCCGTTCCGCTCTCGAGGCGCATAAGCGGACACGCAGAGCGACGATGCGCGGAAATATCCGACTGTGGGCGGATCAGTCCGGTCGCGTGACCAGAGTGGAACTCCGCGGAACGACCGGCGACGCCGAGCTCGACGCGGTTCTCCGCAATGAGGTGTTCGGTAATCTCACTCTGCGCGAGCCGCCGCCCAAAGGCATGCCGATGCCGATGATTATTCGGATCACCGAGCAGCGACCGAGTTGA
- a CDS encoding biopolymer transporter ExbD yields the protein MKMQDEAKPYDDINITPMLDLAYVLLVIFIIMTTATVQGQKVNLPKASAAPSLATQTTKAITIANDGKIFLDTIPVTLPELEQRLIQQKALTPEFPIVLRGDAQAQYQSVMDVLDLLSRIGLTQVGLATKPLVK from the coding sequence ATGAAGATGCAAGACGAAGCCAAGCCCTATGACGATATCAACATCACGCCGATGCTCGATCTCGCCTATGTTCTGCTCGTGATCTTCATCATCATGACGACGGCGACGGTGCAGGGCCAAAAGGTCAATCTGCCGAAGGCCTCCGCCGCTCCGAGCCTTGCCACGCAGACGACGAAAGCGATCACCATCGCCAATGACGGCAAGATCTTTCTCGACACGATTCCCGTCACCTTGCCGGAGCTCGAGCAGCGGCTCATCCAGCAGAAGGCGTTGACGCCGGAGTTTCCGATCGTGCTGCGCGGCGATGCGCAGGCGCAATATCAAAGCGTGATGGATGTTCTCGATCTCTTGTCGCGTATCGGCCTCACGCAAGTGGGGCTCGCCACCAAGCCGTTGGTGAAGTGA
- a CDS encoding MotA/TolQ/ExbB proton channel family protein, producing MLFCVATMMTLWSSSAFAWWNDEWQLRKKITIDASASGANITDPIGVTPVLVRLHIGNFRFSAAKEDGGDLRFVAGDDKTPLKHHIEKFDPLLGEALIWVAAPNVQPGAKTDIWLYYGDKKAVSTADPKGTYDAEAALVYHFAERGTPALDSSVWGNNASSVGQPADGAIIGGGLRLDGRAPLIIPASPSLALAAGDAFTFSAWVKPATLASDAMLYSRRAGADALTIGLDNGAPYVEVTAAGAVARSAVGAPWTANAWRHLAVVAGAGRVSLYVDGRVYATLDASVPELRTNATIGGEDGTLGFVGDIDELQIAKSARPAGFIKFAAIGQGPDPSKLISFSVDEETASWLSGYMVIILKSVTLDGWIVIGLLMIMAVISWLVMIDRATYLNRQAKANAQFMKSFRELATDLTALDHSDEDDVATLGGRISERDAAGIRPSSLYRIYHIGASEIRHRFIACGVRRGVLSGPSIAAIRAALDSGVVKETQQLNRLMVVLTIAISGGPFLGLLGTVVGVMITFAAIAASGDVNVNAIAPGIAAALVATVAGLGVAIPALFGYNYLISRIKDLTSDIHVFVDEFVTRMAESYSEGRLDVVERRIAGE from the coding sequence ATGCTCTTCTGCGTCGCTACGATGATGACATTGTGGTCGTCCTCCGCTTTCGCCTGGTGGAACGACGAGTGGCAATTGCGCAAGAAAATCACCATCGACGCCAGCGCCTCTGGCGCCAATATCACGGACCCTATCGGCGTGACGCCCGTGCTGGTGCGGCTGCACATTGGCAATTTCCGCTTTTCCGCGGCCAAAGAGGATGGCGGCGATCTGCGCTTCGTAGCCGGCGACGACAAGACGCCGCTCAAGCATCACATCGAGAAATTCGATCCGCTTCTAGGGGAGGCGTTGATCTGGGTGGCCGCGCCGAATGTGCAGCCCGGCGCAAAGACGGATATATGGTTGTACTATGGCGACAAAAAAGCCGTCTCGACCGCTGATCCCAAAGGGACCTATGATGCGGAGGCCGCGCTCGTCTATCATTTCGCGGAACGCGGAACGCCGGCGCTCGACTCGTCAGTGTGGGGCAACAATGCGTCGAGCGTCGGTCAGCCGGCGGATGGCGCGATCATCGGCGGCGGCTTGCGGCTCGACGGTCGCGCGCCTCTTATTATTCCCGCGTCTCCGTCCTTGGCGCTGGCCGCCGGCGACGCTTTCACTTTTTCGGCTTGGGTCAAACCGGCGACGCTCGCGTCCGATGCGATGCTCTATAGCCGCCGCGCCGGCGCCGATGCATTGACGATCGGCCTCGATAACGGCGCGCCTTATGTCGAGGTGACGGCGGCGGGCGCTGTCGCGCGCAGCGCGGTCGGCGCGCCTTGGACTGCGAACGCTTGGCGGCATCTCGCCGTGGTCGCCGGTGCGGGACGCGTCTCGCTCTATGTCGATGGCCGGGTCTATGCAACGCTCGACGCCAGCGTGCCAGAGCTTCGCACGAACGCTACGATCGGCGGCGAAGATGGGACCCTCGGCTTCGTCGGGGATATCGACGAATTGCAGATCGCCAAGAGCGCTCGTCCGGCTGGCTTCATCAAATTCGCTGCGATCGGACAGGGGCCGGATCCATCTAAGCTGATCTCCTTCAGCGTCGACGAAGAGACCGCGAGCTGGTTGTCCGGCTATATGGTTATCATCTTGAAATCGGTGACGCTCGATGGATGGATCGTCATCGGCCTATTGATGATCATGGCGGTAATCAGCTGGCTCGTCATGATCGACCGCGCGACCTATTTGAATAGGCAGGCGAAGGCCAACGCGCAATTCATGAAGAGCTTTCGCGAGCTCGCGACCGATTTGACCGCCCTCGATCACAGTGACGAGGATGATGTGGCGACATTGGGCGGCCGCATCAGCGAGCGGGACGCAGCCGGCATTCGTCCATCCTCGCTCTACCGTATCTATCACATCGGCGCTTCGGAGATCCGTCATCGCTTCATCGCCTGCGGCGTGCGCAGGGGCGTGCTTTCTGGACCGTCGATCGCGGCGATCCGGGCGGCGCTCGACAGTGGGGTCGTCAAGGAGACGCAACAGCTCAACCGCTTGATGGTCGTGCTGACCATAGCAATCTCGGGCGGGCCGTTCCTCGGGCTGCTCGGCACGGTCGTCGGCGTCATGATCACCTTCGCGGCGATCGCGGCGAGCGGAGACGTGAATGTCAATGCGATCGCGCCGGGCATCGCCGCGGCCCTGGTGGCGACAGTCGCCGGCCTCGGCGTCGCCATCCCCGCGCTGTTCGGATACAATTATCTCATCTCCCGCATCAAAGATCTGACGAGCGACATTCATGTCTTCGTCGATGAATTCGTGACGCGCATGGCCGAGTCCTATTCGGAAGGCCGGCTCGATGTCGTCGAGCGGCGAATTGCGGGGGAGTGA
- a CDS encoding ShlB/FhaC/HecB family hemolysin secretion/activation protein, with protein MLPALVRNRMFSSSSEPSGRAYARRRSDVHRDFVVMLVMCGGLSASTDAWCMGKAQSAVAEGAAEATSPGKAAAETTAAKPPVSAKVSSESSASSARFDIDDFVVDGADRLTQLEVEEAIYPFVGPGRTAADVEKARTALEKAYHDRGFQTVAVSVPQQNAQGGVIVLKVAELKIGRLRVKRARFFDVDQIKAKAVSLKEGTVPNFGEVTKDIVALNQWPDRRVTPALRAGVAPGTVDVDLEVEDKLPLHANMEFNNRRSPNTTAQRVIGTVRYDNLWQLGHSLSFTYQAAPQKRSDAEVFSASYLARVPDVDWLAVLAYGLTSTSDIATVGGVNVVGPGQTIGLRAVMSLPTIENLYHSFSVGLDYKHYGEIVRIGTETSSSSPITYYPLAATYNAIYQTESFTTQLNASFTLNMRPASSNETAFDNKRAYASGNFTHFNLDVSHLQELPGGFQGYGRIVGQIADGPLASSEQMSVGGLDTVRGYLESEVLGDTGAAGTVELRSPNVGEFLQDAVKREAGADRLPMSLFNDWRMFGFVDKGVVEVIHPLAEQQAHFNLWSYGFGARIKLLDHVSGMFVYSMPMISQLYTQAKEPRLNFRVWGEF; from the coding sequence ATGCTTCCTGCGTTGGTGAGGAACCGAATGTTCTCGTCCAGTAGTGAGCCGAGCGGTCGCGCATATGCGCGGCGTCGAAGCGATGTCCATCGTGACTTTGTCGTGATGCTGGTGATGTGCGGCGGCCTGTCGGCGTCGACCGACGCTTGGTGCATGGGCAAAGCGCAGAGCGCTGTGGCCGAAGGCGCCGCCGAGGCGACGTCCCCAGGAAAGGCGGCCGCGGAAACGACAGCGGCCAAGCCGCCTGTCTCTGCGAAAGTGTCGTCGGAGAGTTCCGCGTCGTCGGCGCGTTTCGATATAGATGATTTCGTCGTCGACGGAGCCGATCGACTGACGCAGCTCGAGGTCGAGGAAGCAATCTATCCATTCGTCGGCCCGGGACGTACGGCCGCCGACGTCGAAAAAGCGCGCACGGCCCTCGAAAAAGCCTATCACGACAGAGGCTTTCAGACGGTCGCCGTATCCGTTCCGCAACAGAATGCGCAGGGTGGCGTCATTGTTCTCAAGGTCGCCGAGCTCAAGATCGGCCGCTTGCGCGTCAAGAGGGCGCGCTTCTTCGATGTCGATCAGATCAAGGCCAAGGCGGTCTCTCTGAAGGAAGGAACCGTGCCGAATTTCGGCGAGGTGACGAAAGATATCGTCGCGCTCAACCAATGGCCCGACCGGCGCGTGACGCCCGCGTTACGCGCCGGCGTTGCGCCAGGCACGGTCGATGTCGATCTCGAAGTCGAAGACAAGCTTCCTCTCCATGCGAATATGGAGTTCAACAATCGTCGTTCACCCAACACCACAGCCCAGCGCGTCATCGGCACGGTGCGCTATGACAATCTGTGGCAGCTGGGTCATTCGCTGAGCTTCACCTATCAGGCGGCGCCGCAGAAGCGCTCCGACGCCGAGGTGTTCTCCGCTTCCTATCTCGCGCGCGTGCCGGACGTCGATTGGCTGGCGGTGCTCGCATATGGACTCACATCGACGAGCGACATCGCCACCGTCGGCGGCGTGAACGTCGTCGGGCCGGGCCAGACTATCGGATTGCGCGCTGTGATGTCGCTGCCGACGATCGAGAATTTGTATCATTCTTTCTCGGTGGGGCTGGACTACAAGCATTACGGCGAGATCGTCAGGATCGGAACCGAAACTTCATCCTCATCGCCGATCACCTATTATCCGCTCGCGGCGACTTACAACGCCATCTATCAGACCGAAAGCTTCACCACGCAGCTCAATGCGTCGTTCACTTTGAACATGCGGCCAGCGAGCAGCAACGAGACCGCTTTCGACAACAAACGCGCCTATGCGTCGGGAAACTTCACGCATTTCAACCTAGACGTTTCTCATCTGCAGGAGCTGCCGGGCGGCTTCCAGGGCTATGGCCGAATCGTCGGCCAGATCGCCGACGGCCCCTTGGCGTCGAGCGAGCAGATGAGCGTCGGCGGTCTCGACACCGTAAGGGGCTATCTCGAATCCGAGGTCCTCGGCGATACCGGAGCCGCCGGCACAGTAGAGCTGCGCAGCCCCAACGTCGGCGAATTTCTGCAGGATGCGGTAAAGCGCGAAGCCGGCGCTGATCGCCTGCCGATGAGCCTGTTCAACGATTGGCGGATGTTCGGCTTTGTCGACAAGGGGGTCGTCGAAGTCATTCATCCGCTGGCCGAGCAGCAGGCGCATTTCAATTTATGGAGCTACGGCTTCGGGGCGCGCATCAAGCTGCTCGACCATGTGAGCGGCATGTTCGTCTATTCGATGCCGATGATCAGCCAACTCTATACGCAGGCGAAGGAGCCGCGCCTGAACTTCCGTGTCTGGGGTGAATTCTGA
- a CDS encoding FecR domain-containing protein — protein MDEALGWIAHLKAGEASAAELEELQHWRAQSPLHEEAFRDAARVWRLVGVAGRELAAEGSEKTASPPQIMSPRRALSRRAFVGGAIAASVAGVALLHPPLDLWPSLKELSADYRTGKGERRVVALAPDVSLEMNTQTSIAVKPTEAALQIELISGQTAVSVDLPQSRRLVVLAAGSTITANQARFDARCIDGVVSVSCLEGSVSVAQGEFMLRFGKDEQVSYGADGVMRSSRVDPRRVTAWREGLLLFHDTPLAEVIEEVNRYRPGKIIIANADLRRRIVDGVFRVDRLEVLVEQVQRLFGARALALPGGVVLLG, from the coding sequence TTGGACGAAGCTCTCGGCTGGATCGCGCATTTGAAGGCCGGCGAGGCCTCTGCCGCGGAACTCGAAGAACTGCAGCATTGGCGCGCGCAGAGCCCTCTTCACGAAGAGGCGTTTCGGGACGCCGCACGCGTCTGGCGTCTCGTCGGCGTAGCCGGCCGGGAGCTGGCTGCCGAAGGGAGCGAGAAGACGGCCTCGCCGCCGCAAATAATGTCGCCGCGCCGGGCGCTGTCGCGTCGAGCGTTTGTCGGGGGCGCGATCGCCGCCTCGGTCGCCGGGGTCGCGCTCCTGCACCCGCCGCTCGATCTATGGCCATCGCTCAAAGAACTCTCCGCCGACTACCGCACGGGCAAAGGCGAGCGGCGAGTGGTGGCCCTCGCTCCCGACGTTTCCCTGGAGATGAACACCCAGACGAGCATCGCGGTGAAACCGACAGAGGCGGCGTTACAGATCGAGCTGATTTCCGGGCAGACCGCGGTCTCCGTCGACCTGCCGCAGTCGCGGCGGCTCGTCGTCCTCGCAGCCGGGAGCACGATCACGGCGAACCAAGCGCGCTTCGACGCGCGCTGCATCGATGGCGTCGTCTCGGTGAGCTGCCTCGAGGGCTCGGTGAGCGTCGCGCAGGGCGAATTCATGTTGCGCTTCGGCAAGGACGAGCAAGTGTCTTACGGAGCCGACGGCGTCATGCGGTCCTCGCGCGTCGACCCGCGCCGAGTGACTGCTTGGAGGGAGGGGCTGCTGCTCTTTCACGACACGCCGCTCGCCGAGGTCATAGAAGAGGTCAATCGCTACCGGCCGGGTAAGATCATCATCGCCAACGCCGATTTGCGCCGACGCATCGTCGACGGCGTTTTTCGCGTCGATCGGCTCGAGGTTCTCGTGGAGCAGGTTCAGCGCCTGTTCGGAGCCCGCGCGCTGGCGCTTCCGGGTGGAGTCGTCCTTCTCGGCTGA
- a CDS encoding RNA polymerase sigma factor yields MIQTNRARLCNQLVESYDELLRRLTRRLGSADFAYETLHETFLRLDRVGEAADVRSPKDYIFRTAVNIAKDQKKAGRNRVSAAAVDAILDICDEAPGPAQIAEARSEIEAFTRAMAELSPRRREVLRKIAVEGRTAQEVAASLDVTTRTVEADLRYALTHCAERLSRTRVVRLGGPRPKS; encoded by the coding sequence GTGATTCAGACCAATCGAGCGCGTTTGTGCAATCAGCTCGTCGAAAGTTACGACGAATTGTTGAGACGACTCACGAGACGGTTGGGCTCGGCGGATTTCGCCTACGAAACTCTTCACGAGACATTCCTGCGATTGGACCGGGTGGGCGAGGCGGCGGACGTTCGGAGCCCGAAGGATTATATTTTTCGCACGGCCGTCAATATCGCCAAGGATCAAAAGAAAGCCGGGCGTAATCGCGTGAGCGCTGCTGCGGTGGACGCGATCCTCGACATTTGCGACGAAGCGCCCGGACCAGCCCAAATCGCCGAGGCGCGTTCCGAGATCGAAGCTTTCACACGCGCGATGGCCGAGCTGTCGCCGCGCCGCCGTGAAGTGCTGAGGAAAATCGCCGTCGAGGGTCGGACAGCGCAAGAGGTCGCGGCCAGTCTGGATGTCACCACCCGAACCGTCGAGGCTGATCTCAGATATGCTTTGACGCATTGCGCGGAACGTCTGAGTCGCACGCGTGTGGTCCGTCTGGGGGGGCCACGGCCGAAGTCATAA
- a CDS encoding secretin and TonB N-terminal domain-containing protein, which yields MGEADRIRAARASFLPSLFVMAWVTVFAYAASAQDEGPREELAHFFDIPAQSLASALEAYGQVAGVQVLFESRSAAGRRSASLHGSFTAAAALERLLAGTDIKARYVGPNAITLERLAALSDLPPAHPLASADMSLDPLQVQASRDGDQEQALLRDYSDAVRGDIERALRRNARTRSGNYRIGVKLWVDDARRVERAQLFQSTGDSERDAAVSASLEGLLISRDAPTHLPLPVRVLVVVKSLK from the coding sequence ATGGGCGAGGCCGATCGCATCCGCGCCGCGAGGGCGTCGTTCCTGCCGTCGCTTTTCGTAATGGCGTGGGTCACCGTTTTCGCCTATGCGGCGTCGGCCCAGGACGAGGGCCCACGGGAGGAGCTGGCCCACTTCTTCGACATCCCCGCACAGTCGCTCGCGAGCGCGCTAGAGGCCTATGGCCAGGTCGCCGGCGTGCAAGTGCTCTTCGAGAGCCGTTCTGCGGCTGGGCGCCGATCTGCGTCGCTGCATGGAAGCTTCACGGCGGCCGCCGCGCTCGAGCGCCTTCTGGCGGGAACCGACATCAAAGCGCGCTATGTCGGACCCAATGCGATCACGCTCGAGCGGCTTGCAGCCCTCTCTGATCTGCCGCCTGCTCATCCTCTCGCATCCGCTGATATGTCGCTCGATCCGCTGCAAGTTCAGGCGTCGAGGGACGGCGATCAAGAACAGGCGCTCTTGCGCGATTATAGCGACGCCGTCCGCGGCGACATCGAGAGGGCTCTACGCAGAAATGCGCGGACGCGCTCGGGAAACTACCGTATCGGCGTCAAGCTCTGGGTGGATGACGCGCGCAGGGTCGAACGCGCTCAATTGTTCCAGTCGACCGGCGACAGTGAGCGGGACGCTGCGGTGAGCGCCTCTCTCGAAGGGCTTCTCATCAGCCGGGACGCGCCGACGCATCTGCCGCTGCCCGTTCGCGTCCTGGTCGTCGTCAAATCGCTCAAATAG
- a CDS encoding energy transducer TonB yields MLTSDNRAAIAFQKALLAHIARFRQYPEAARRAGQQGTVQVLFAMRRDGAVTDVQIRTSSGQSALDAAAAETIRRAQPLPRIPRELPDRLTILAPIAFDML; encoded by the coding sequence ATGCTCACTTCCGACAATCGAGCGGCGATCGCCTTCCAAAAGGCGCTGCTGGCCCATATCGCCCGGTTTCGGCAGTATCCGGAAGCGGCTCGGCGGGCGGGACAGCAGGGAACGGTGCAAGTGCTCTTCGCCATGCGGCGGGACGGCGCCGTCACCGACGTGCAGATTCGGACCAGCTCTGGCCAGAGCGCTCTCGATGCGGCGGCCGCCGAAACGATCCGGCGGGCGCAGCCGCTGCCGAGAATCCCCCGCGAACTGCCTGACCGGCTGACGATTCTCGCGCCGATCGCTTTTGATATGCTCTGA